A portion of the Rhodococcus pseudokoreensis genome contains these proteins:
- a CDS encoding lipid-transfer protein yields the protein MSRRVLVAGVGMVPFAKPGKSEDYFDMGEKAIRAALSDAGLGYETIEQAFAGYVYGDSTSGQRAIYNVGMTGIPIVNVNNNCASGSSALWLARQVVESGAAECVLAVGFEQMRPGPLLNAWGDRPVPMGRHLEVLDRTYGVDRDNPSNAMQFFGGATQEYCKRYGVSPDLFAKISVKSRKHAANNPYAVFRDPVTEQEVLDSPALYGGLTRLQACPPTCGAGAAIVCSDEFARKHGITPTVAIAAQALSTDFPDLFTADDMLKVVGADITKAAAAQVYETAGVDPRDIKVVELHDCFSINEVLCYEALGLVEEGGSEKFILDGDNTYGGRVVVNPSGGLLSKGHPLGATGLAQCAELVWQLRGTADARQVDDVTVALQHNLGLGGAGVVTLYEKVS from the coding sequence ATGAGTCGCAGAGTCTTGGTCGCAGGCGTCGGCATGGTGCCGTTCGCCAAACCGGGAAAAAGTGAGGACTACTTCGACATGGGCGAGAAGGCGATCCGCGCCGCCCTGTCGGATGCAGGTCTCGGTTACGAGACGATCGAACAGGCCTTCGCCGGGTACGTCTACGGCGATTCGACCAGCGGGCAGCGCGCGATCTACAACGTCGGAATGACCGGCATCCCGATCGTCAACGTCAACAACAACTGTGCGAGTGGATCTTCGGCGCTGTGGCTGGCACGGCAGGTCGTCGAGTCCGGTGCCGCCGAGTGTGTCCTGGCCGTCGGATTCGAACAGATGCGGCCCGGACCGCTGCTCAACGCGTGGGGCGATCGGCCCGTTCCGATGGGCAGGCACCTCGAGGTGCTCGACCGCACGTACGGCGTCGACCGGGACAACCCGTCCAACGCCATGCAATTCTTCGGCGGCGCGACGCAGGAGTACTGCAAGCGCTACGGTGTTTCCCCGGACCTGTTCGCGAAGATCTCGGTCAAGTCCCGCAAACACGCCGCCAACAACCCGTACGCGGTGTTCCGGGACCCGGTCACCGAGCAGGAGGTCCTCGACTCGCCCGCACTGTACGGCGGGCTCACCCGTCTTCAGGCGTGCCCGCCCACGTGCGGGGCCGGCGCGGCGATCGTGTGCAGTGACGAGTTCGCCCGCAAGCACGGCATCACGCCGACCGTCGCGATCGCGGCGCAGGCCCTGTCGACGGATTTCCCCGACCTGTTCACCGCCGACGACATGCTCAAGGTCGTCGGTGCCGACATCACCAAGGCGGCAGCCGCCCAGGTGTACGAAACCGCGGGTGTCGATCCCCGCGACATCAAGGTCGTGGAACTGCACGACTGCTTCTCGATCAACGAGGTGCTCTGCTACGAGGCGCTGGGCCTGGTCGAGGAGGGCGGCTCGGAGAAGTTCATCCTCGACGGCGACAACACCTACGGCGGCCGCGTGGTGGTCAACCCCAGCGGCGGGCTGCTCTCGAAGGGCCATCCCCTCGGTGCGACCGGGCTCGCGCAGTGCGCCGAACTGGTCTGGCAGCTGCGCGGTACCGCCGACGCCCGTCAGGTCGACGACGTGACCGTGGCCCTGCAGCACAACCTCGGGCTCGGTGGGGCCGGGGTCGTCACCCTCTACGAAAAGGTTTCCTGA